In the Magnetospira sp. QH-2 genome, one interval contains:
- a CDS encoding penicillin-binding protein 2, with the protein MTPPGQNWRNRFSGGLAGSAALEREGRRTTALQTGRSRLMVTGALFAIAFLVVAGRVAQLTLTDGAGESMAQHRPISKTSGAVTDRSAIVDRNGVVLASSLPTASVYADARKVLDPHSAALQLAKVLPDVNWRRLEQKLSSKRAFVWLHRNLTPKEQNDVNRLGIPGIFFQHAERRVYPHGRLAAHVLGMTDIDGRGIAGVERYFDEVLRTGEDPLELSIDIRVQSMLHDSLYRSMKEFKGIGAAGLVMDARSGEVLAMVSLPDYDPNAPMESASETRFNRVTKGVYEMGSTFKLFTAAMALDTNTVKMTSGYDASEPIRVARFTIRDFHAENRWLTVPEIMVHSSNIGAAKMALDVGTTSQKEYLGRLGLLDKPSIELPEIASPLVPRTWRDINTMTISYGHGIAVTPLQLASGVAALVNGGETRPATLMKTVGDAALTGKRVMSKKTSRQVRQLMRMVVEQGTGRNADVPGYLVGGKTGTAEKQQGKKYNRNARLASFVGAFPLDDPRFVILAMVDEPKGLKRTFGYATGGWVAAPVVKEMVRNLATLYGIAPDPALIEEMESNKGKGHRLASF; encoded by the coding sequence ATGACCCCCCCGGGACAAAACTGGCGCAATCGATTCTCCGGCGGGCTCGCTGGGAGTGCCGCCTTGGAACGAGAAGGCCGACGCACCACCGCCTTGCAGACCGGGCGCAGCCGATTGATGGTCACCGGCGCCTTGTTTGCTATTGCTTTTTTGGTGGTTGCCGGACGGGTGGCGCAATTGACCCTGACCGATGGCGCGGGCGAATCCATGGCTCAACATCGCCCCATCAGCAAGACTTCCGGTGCCGTCACCGACCGTTCGGCCATCGTCGATCGCAATGGCGTGGTTTTGGCCAGCAGCCTGCCCACGGCCTCGGTCTATGCCGATGCCCGTAAGGTGCTTGACCCCCATTCCGCCGCCCTGCAACTGGCCAAGGTGCTGCCGGATGTCAATTGGCGGCGGCTGGAGCAGAAGCTGTCTTCCAAGCGTGCCTTCGTTTGGCTGCACCGCAATCTGACGCCCAAGGAACAAAATGACGTCAATCGGCTGGGCATTCCGGGTATTTTCTTCCAGCACGCCGAACGTCGGGTCTATCCCCATGGTCGGCTGGCCGCCCACGTCCTGGGCATGACCGACATCGACGGCCGCGGCATCGCCGGAGTGGAGCGCTATTTCGACGAAGTTTTGCGTACCGGCGAGGACCCGCTGGAACTGTCCATCGATATTCGGGTGCAGTCCATGCTGCATGATTCCCTGTACCGCTCGATGAAGGAATTCAAGGGTATTGGCGCCGCCGGTTTGGTTATGGATGCCCGCTCGGGCGAGGTGTTGGCCATGGTATCGCTGCCCGACTATGACCCCAACGCCCCTATGGAAAGCGCCTCTGAAACCCGCTTCAACCGGGTCACCAAGGGCGTCTATGAGATGGGGTCCACCTTCAAGCTGTTCACTGCCGCCATGGCCCTGGACACCAACACGGTGAAGATGACCAGCGGCTATGATGCCTCCGAGCCGATCCGCGTCGCCCGTTTCACCATCCGGGATTTCCACGCCGAGAACCGCTGGCTGACGGTGCCCGAGATCATGGTGCATTCCTCCAATATCGGCGCCGCCAAGATGGCCTTGGACGTGGGCACTACCTCGCAAAAAGAATACTTGGGCCGCCTGGGACTGTTGGACAAGCCAAGCATCGAGCTGCCGGAGATCGCCTCGCCATTGGTGCCGCGCACCTGGCGGGACATCAACACCATGACCATTTCCTACGGCCATGGCATCGCGGTCACGCCATTGCAGCTGGCCTCGGGCGTCGCGGCCCTGGTCAACGGCGGCGAAACCCGCCCGGCCACCTTGATGAAAACCGTTGGCGACGCGGCTTTGACCGGCAAGCGCGTGATGTCGAAAAAAACCTCCCGCCAGGTCCGCCAGCTGATGCGCATGGTGGTCGAGCAAGGCACCGGCAGGAATGCCGACGTACCCGGCTATCTGGTCGGTGGCAAAACCGGCACGGCGGAAAAGCAACAGGGCAAGAAATACAATCGCAATGCCCGGCTGGCCTCCTTTGTCGGCGCCTTCCCACTGGACGATCCGCGCTTCGTGATTCTGGCCATGGTCGATGAACCCAAGGGTTTGAAGCGGACTTTCGGCTATGCCACCGGCGGCTGGGTCGCCGCCCCGGTGGTCAAGGAGATGGTGCGCAACCTGGCCACCCTGTACGGCATCGCGCCGGATCCGGCGCTGATCGAGGAAATGGAATCCAACAAGGGCAAGGGTCATCGCCTTGCGTCTTTCTGA
- the rsmH gene encoding 16S rRNA (cytosine(1402)-N(4))-methyltransferase RsmH has protein sequence MSIPDTPHIPVLLREVVTALAPRHDALYVDGTFGAGGYTRALLDATRCRVYGIDRDPTAIAAGQALAQQYDGRLTLVPGRFGDMVELMAERDIGSVDGVALDIGVSSMQVDTPERGFSFRFDAPLDMRMGDEGPTAADLVNRLPEAELADIIYQYGEERGSRRIARAVCTDRVQTPFERTGQLADLVKRVVGRPNDKIHPATRTFQALRIAVNDELGELHRGLDGAERLLSPGGRLAVVSFHSLEDRAVKQFLKQRSGGADNPSRHRPGGDTQGPAPSFKLIKRGAVKPGDEETRMNPRARSARLRIAERTSAPVWPSKAAA, from the coding sequence ATGAGCATCCCCGATACCCCTCATATCCCCGTTCTGCTGCGCGAGGTGGTGACGGCCCTTGCTCCTCGCCACGACGCCCTTTATGTGGATGGCACCTTTGGCGCCGGAGGCTATACACGCGCCCTGCTGGATGCCACCCGATGCCGGGTCTATGGCATCGACCGAGACCCCACCGCCATCGCCGCCGGACAAGCTCTTGCCCAGCAATACGACGGACGTCTGACCCTGGTACCCGGTCGTTTCGGGGACATGGTCGAGCTGATGGCCGAGCGAGACATCGGGTCGGTGGATGGCGTGGCGCTGGATATCGGCGTGTCATCCATGCAGGTGGACACCCCGGAACGCGGCTTCTCGTTCCGTTTTGATGCGCCTTTGGACATGCGCATGGGCGATGAAGGCCCCACGGCCGCCGATCTGGTCAACCGCCTGCCGGAAGCCGAACTGGCCGATATCATCTATCAATATGGCGAGGAGCGCGGCTCCCGGCGCATTGCCCGTGCCGTCTGCACTGATCGGGTACAGACCCCTTTCGAGCGCACCGGGCAACTGGCCGATCTGGTCAAGCGCGTGGTCGGACGCCCCAACGACAAGATTCATCCCGCCACCCGCACATTCCAAGCCCTGCGCATCGCCGTGAACGACGAACTGGGCGAGTTGCATCGCGGATTGGACGGCGCCGAGCGGCTGTTGTCCCCGGGCGGGCGGCTGGCGGTGGTCTCTTTTCACTCCCTCGAAGACCGGGCGGTCAAACAGTTTCTCAAGCAACGCAGTGGCGGTGCCGACAATCCTTCGCGGCACCGCCCCGGCGGTGACACCCAAGGTCCGGCCCCGTCTTTCAAGTTGATCAAACGCGGCGCCGTCAAACCCGGCGACGAGGAAACCCGTATGAACCCGCGCGCCCGTTCGGCCCGCCTGCGGATTGCCGAGCGTACCTCGGCCCCCGTTTGGCCGTCGAAGGCAGCGGCATGA
- a CDS encoding division/cell wall cluster transcriptional repressor MraZ, whose protein sequence is MAPLIGRHTNKIDAKGRVSVPKPFRASFTDQDFPGIYVYPRFQEPALEACGSDYMVRLSESLEDPAALTDEQRLVAAAILDYVHPLAFDPEGRVALPQELLDHAQLSKNAVFVGKGERFHIWQPEAYDAHRQATFENAAKHNVTMALGRLGKPGGGA, encoded by the coding sequence ATGGCGCCGTTGATCGGACGTCACACCAACAAGATCGATGCCAAGGGCCGGGTTTCCGTGCCCAAGCCCTTTCGTGCCTCGTTCACGGATCAGGATTTTCCCGGTATCTATGTCTATCCCCGGTTTCAGGAACCGGCCCTGGAGGCTTGTGGCTCCGACTATATGGTTCGCCTGTCGGAAAGCCTGGAGGATCCCGCCGCCCTGACCGACGAACAGCGTCTGGTCGCCGCCGCTATCCTCGACTATGTGCATCCCCTGGCCTTCGACCCCGAAGGCCGCGTCGCCCTGCCGCAGGAATTGCTTGATCACGCCCAGCTGAGCAAGAATGCCGTCTTTGTCGGCAAGGGAGAGCGGTTCCATATCTGGCAACCGGAAGCCTACGACGCCCATCGTCAGGCCACCTTCGAGAACGCCGCCAAGCACAACGTCACCATGGCCCTGGGCCGTCTCGGAAAACCGGGAGGGGGCGCATGA
- a CDS encoding adenylate/guanylate cyclase domain-containing protein, producing MTKPTATRPFRLSIRLLVGIGGSLTALFVAASLYLGLELARDNTAQWLGGKAEATLNRLTGRVESLLIPVERQARWMARRIAERKLDPDNQDDYLKVAQGALSALPQIAAIVFVSPDEQAIRVERNAEQIVISPMLKNPQVLRAMRSLQKTGEAQWQPPIYARPLKGVMMSFTKPVLREGVYVGVLIYAMAIPDLSAFLADEHAATGQTPFILYGDDQVLAHPAMAYWHPEKRNESELPGVTELSDQILARIWSPNLRPMAYAEDREVSAVRLVERGEEHLILSRAYSRFGAVPWIMGVHRPLDEEVDIRDRFIHAGLTGLVLLILSVTAALILGRMVSRPITRLARAATLVHDGELGRVEVLPPNNLSEIDRAGTAFNGMVEGLKEREMIREVFGRYVPPAVAQSLLAEGGALEPQSREASILFLDIAGFTPLTERLSPEAVVDLLNAFFSEAVDILEIHGGVVTQFQGDAILATFNLPLAHEDHAARAVAAAKEILAATDEKTFAGQSLACRIGVTTGPVTAGNVGAPGRLSYTVHGDAVNLAARLEQMNKELGTRLLVAAVAAERVPEAGLIAKGEVTVRGQTEPVRVFTLPLA from the coding sequence ATGACCAAACCGACCGCCACACGCCCATTTCGCCTGTCGATTCGGCTGTTGGTGGGAATCGGTGGGTCGTTGACGGCGCTGTTCGTGGCGGCGTCTTTGTATCTCGGCCTGGAGTTGGCCCGCGACAACACCGCCCAATGGCTTGGCGGTAAGGCCGAGGCGACCCTCAACCGATTGACCGGGCGGGTCGAAAGCCTGCTCATTCCGGTGGAACGCCAGGCCCGTTGGATGGCCCGGCGGATTGCCGAGCGCAAGTTGGATCCCGATAACCAGGACGACTACCTGAAAGTCGCTCAAGGCGCGCTCAGCGCCTTGCCCCAGATCGCCGCCATCGTTTTCGTTTCTCCCGATGAACAGGCTATTCGTGTGGAACGCAATGCGGAACAGATCGTGATTTCGCCCATGCTTAAGAATCCGCAAGTCCTACGGGCCATGCGGTCTTTGCAGAAAACCGGCGAGGCTCAGTGGCAGCCGCCCATCTACGCCCGACCGCTCAAGGGTGTCATGATGAGCTTTACCAAGCCCGTTCTCCGCGAGGGCGTGTATGTCGGAGTGCTGATCTATGCCATGGCCATTCCCGATCTGTCGGCCTTCCTTGCCGATGAGCATGCCGCCACGGGCCAAACACCCTTCATTCTGTATGGGGATGACCAGGTTCTGGCCCATCCGGCCATGGCCTATTGGCATCCGGAAAAGCGTAACGAGAGCGAATTGCCGGGTGTGACCGAATTGAGCGACCAGATTCTGGCCCGGATCTGGTCGCCGAATCTTCGCCCCATGGCTTACGCCGAGGACCGCGAGGTCAGCGCCGTGCGGCTGGTGGAAAGAGGCGAGGAACACCTGATCTTGTCCCGCGCCTATAGCCGCTTCGGCGCCGTGCCCTGGATCATGGGAGTGCATCGTCCCTTGGATGAGGAAGTGGACATCCGCGACCGTTTTATTCATGCGGGCCTGACCGGGCTGGTGCTGTTGATCCTGTCAGTGACCGCCGCGTTGATCCTGGGGCGCATGGTGTCGCGCCCCATTACCCGATTGGCCCGGGCGGCCACCTTGGTTCACGATGGCGAGTTGGGGCGGGTCGAAGTCCTGCCCCCCAACAATCTGAGCGAGATTGACCGGGCCGGGACGGCCTTCAACGGCATGGTCGAGGGCTTGAAAGAGCGCGAGATGATCCGCGAGGTCTTTGGCCGCTATGTGCCGCCCGCCGTGGCCCAGTCCCTGCTGGCCGAAGGCGGGGCTTTGGAACCGCAGTCCCGCGAGGCTTCCATCCTGTTTCTCGATATCGCTGGTTTCACGCCCCTGACCGAGCGTCTGAGCCCGGAGGCGGTGGTCGACCTGCTCAACGCGTTTTTCTCCGAGGCGGTGGATATTCTTGAAATCCATGGCGGCGTTGTCACCCAGTTTCAGGGCGATGCCATCCTGGCCACCTTCAATTTGCCCCTGGCCCACGAGGATCATGCCGCCCGTGCCGTGGCGGCGGCCAAGGAAATCCTCGCCGCCACCGACGAAAAGACGTTCGCCGGACAAAGCCTGGCCTGCCGCATCGGCGTGACCACCGGCCCGGTAACGGCGGGCAACGTGGGCGCTCCGGGGCGACTCAGCTACACCGTGCATGGCGATGCCGTCAATCTGGCGGCGCGGCTGGAACAGATGAACAAGGAACTGGGCACCCGTCTGCTGGTGGCGGCGGTCGCCGCCGAGCGGGTGCCGGAGGCCGGGTTGATTGCCAAGGGCGAGGTGACTGTGCGGGGGCAGACGGAGCCAGTGAGGGTTTTTACCCTGCCCTTGGCTTAA
- a CDS encoding SspB family protein, whose amino-acid sequence METDPLRYDRWIEEALRHVVRRALEHTAEHGLPGEHHFYVTFQTTFPGVEIPDYLRAQYPDEMTIVLQNRFWDLDLGDDVFAISLTFNGKTERLRIPFPAIVAFADPSVKFGLQLRVDLDNDDMVETLANSDEADDLPFEEAEVSADEAAVTPEDPEGGGDNVVALDTFRKK is encoded by the coding sequence ATGGAAACGGATCCCCTCCGTTACGATCGGTGGATCGAAGAAGCGTTGCGGCATGTGGTGCGGCGCGCCTTGGAGCATACGGCCGAGCATGGTCTGCCCGGTGAACACCATTTCTATGTCACCTTTCAGACCACCTTTCCCGGTGTCGAGATCCCCGATTACCTGCGGGCCCAGTATCCCGACGAGATGACCATCGTCTTGCAGAATCGGTTCTGGGACCTGGATCTGGGCGATGACGTTTTCGCCATCTCCCTGACCTTCAACGGAAAAACCGAACGGCTGCGGATTCCCTTCCCGGCCATTGTCGCCTTCGCCGATCCATCGGTGAAGTTTGGCCTGCAATTGCGGGTCGACTTGGACAACGACGACATGGTCGAGACCCTCGCCAACAGTGACGAGGCGGACGATTTGCCCTTCGAGGAGGCCGAAGTGTCGGCCGACGAAGCGGCGGTGACTCCCGAGGACCCGGAAGGCGGCGGTGACAACGTGGTGGCGCTGGATACCTTCCGCAAGAAGTGA